In Silene latifolia isolate original U9 population chromosome 3, ASM4854445v1, whole genome shotgun sequence, a single window of DNA contains:
- the LOC141647216 gene encoding protein tesmin/TSO1-like CXC 3 — protein sequence MTDSTNYGPSISSSAAHKPGSRKFSAVLPGFGLHLNALATIGNDKIVVKKENLTCRRLSVGNPHVSLIPLPLKVVDKASEVQKDDTYLDENARENSIFCEGIGSPQSSSIKKRKKPEIVGETTDSCKRCNCKRSKCLKLYCECFAAGLYCIEPCNCWDCFNKPAHKDTVLETRQQIESRNPHAFSPKVILCSSTPNSEAKVNKTPTSARHKRGCNCKKSGCLKKYCECFQGGVGCSLSCRCDGCKNTFGRKEGIKFGANILHSSDDEISKMDHGNQSTPEPSNNERETSRQPFPSSPCRQLCLQSCTSQISDNSTRTAIAEKCNLDPDDQGSEFSKGDDYLFSNANVIKSTSPNCKRILSDQHDFEASPGWKSCRKLILRSIPTISTVANKTENSELHGKLP from the exons ATGACTGATTCTACTAATTATGGTCCTTCAATATCTAGTTCAGCTGCTCACAAACCCGGAAGTAGGAAATTTTCTGCAGTGCTCCCTGGATTTGGTTTGCACTTGAATGCTCTGGCTACTATAGGAAACGATAAAATAGTTGTCAAGAAAGAAAATTTGACGTGTAGAAGATTATCAGTAGGCAACCCTCACGTTTCTCTCATCCCATTGCCTTTGAAAGTTGTGGATAAAGCCTCTGAAGTACAGAAAGACGATACTTACCTGGATGAAAATGCGCGTGAGAACTCTATATTTTGTGAAGGTATTGGGTCCCCTCAGAGTTCTTCAATAAAGAAGAG GAAGAAACCAGAAATCGTTGGAGAAACTACTGATTCTTGCAAACGCTGCAATTGTAAGAGGTCTAAATGCTTGAAGCT TTACTGTGAGTGTTTTGCAGCAGGCTTATACTGCATTGAGCCCTGTAACTGCTGGGATTGCTTCAATAAGCCAGCTCACAAGGATACCGTGCTTGAAACTCGTCAACAGATCGAATCTCGCAACCCACATGCATTTTCTCCTAAAGTGATCCTGTGTTCCAGCACTCCTAACAGCGAA GCTAAGGTGAACAAAACTCCTACATCTGCCAGACATAAAAGAGGATGCAACTGTAAGAAGTCTGGTTGCCTGAAGAAATACTGTGAGTGCTTTCAG GGCGGTGTTGGATGCTCCCTAAGCTGCAGATGTGACGGCTGTAAGAATACATTTGGTCGAAAAGAAG GTATTAAATTTGGAGCAAATATCTTACATAGTTCAGATGACGAGATTTCAAAAATGGATCATGGGAATCAATCAACACCAGAGCCTTCCAATAATGAAAG GGAAACTTCAAGGCAGCCATTTCCGTCATCTCCATGTCGTCAACTATGCCTTCAGTCATGCACAAGTCAGATTTCTGACAATTCTACACGTACTGCAATTGCGGAAAAATGCAATTTAGACCCGGATGATCAAGGCTCGGAGTTTTCAAAGGGTGATGATTACTTGTTTTCTAATGCTAATGTTATTAAGTCTACATCTCCTAATTGCAAAAGAATTTTATCTGATCAACATGACTTTGAAGCATCTCCTGGTTGGAAGAGCTGTCGAAAGTTGATTCTCCGATCCATCCCGACTATCTCTACTGTCGCTAACAAGACAGAAAATTCGGAGCTACATGGGAAGCTCCCGTGA
- the LOC141645912 gene encoding protein FAR1-RELATED SEQUENCE 5-like, with protein sequence MSTVPSTPLIRVSIEDDIHPEVQSCRDSVFTPTCTSHPTKIHPLQVSYTPGGSQRWTRLVEEGFTPKLSMHFVDYDSAMCFYVVYAISCGFEPRLHTTKRTRSGELLRKSIVCNRQGFRDNKRKLKCHAQEVDTDSTVKTQGSRNVKVTRVGCPAMMRVEAVEGGGYRVDQFVAVHNHRLLSVIDKEFHKVVRHLSRFPKKLIIDNSKLNIGARQSFQLCKVYADGYANVGATLTDFKNFARDVKCYISLQDATLFINHLEELKKMKPGFYFAYEVDDDKCLSRVIWADAECRRNYSIFGDALSYDATYGTNKYRMKFTPFTGVDHHKRSVTFACALLDHEDEHSFAWCFKKFLDCMDQKEPLCLVMTKTLGCYLPFLKSSKQPVIVFACGTLWRKSVQKWVQSHAKKPISYLV encoded by the exons ATGTCGACTGTTCCTTCTACTCCATTGATTCGCGTATCAATTGAAGATGACATTCATCCAG AGGTCCAATCTTGTCGTGATTCTGTTTTTACTCCAACGTGCACATCAcacccaacaaaaatacatccACTTCAAGTGAGCTACACTCCTGGTGGTAGTCAGAGATGGACTAGGCTAGTTGAGGAGGGTTTCACACCTAAACTATCCATGCATTTTGTTGATTATGATTCAGCAATGTGTTTTTATGTTGTGTATGCAATTTCCTGTGGGTTTGAACCAAGGCTGCATACCACAAAACGTACCCGTTCTGGTGAATTACTTAGGAAATCGATTGTTTGTAATCGTCAAGGCTTTAGAGATAATAAGAGGAAACTGAAGTGTCATGCTCAAGAGGTTGATACTGATTCTACTGTTAAGACTCAAGGTTCAAGGAATGTTAAAGTTACTAGGGTTGGTTGTCCAGCAATGATGAGAGTGGAAGCGGTGGAGGGTGGAGGTTATAGAGTCGATCAATTTGTTGCTGTTCATAATCACCGTCTTCTTTCTGTTATAGACAAAGAGTTCCATAAAGTTGTTAGGCATCTTTCTCGGTTTCCAAAAAAGTTAATAATTGATAATTCAAAGTTGAATATTGGGGCGAGACAGAGTTTTCAACTTTGCAAAGTATATGCAGATGGTTATGCTAATGTTGGAGCGACTTTGACAGATTTTAAGAATTTTGCAAGGGATGTCAAATGCTATATAAGTTTACAGGATGCAACTCTTTTCATCAATCACCTTGAAGAGTTAAAAAAAATGAAACCTGGTTTTTATTTTGCGtatgaggttgatgatgataagtGTTTGAGCAGGGTTATTTGGGCAGATGCTGAGTGTAGGAGGAATTATTCTATATTTGGGGATGCGCTTAGCTATGATGCTACCTATGGAACCAATAAATATCGTATGAAATTCACCCCGTTTACTGGAGTTGATCACCATAAGCGGTCTGTTACGTTTGCATGTGCTTTACTTGATCATGAGGATGAACATTCTTTTGCTTGGTGTTTCAAAAAATTTTTGGACTGTATGGATCAAAAAGAACCATTATGTCTCGTAATGACCAAGACCCTGGGATGTTACTTGCCATTCCTAAAGTCTTCAAAACAGCCCGTCATCGtttttgcatgtggcacattatgGAGAAAGTCGGTGCAAAAGTGGGTGCAATCACATGCAAAGAAACCGATTTCCTATCTCGTTTGA
- the LOC141648675 gene encoding uncharacterized protein LOC141648675 — protein sequence MELWLSSRCVKTAIEQQRYLQKCLDKDSEHSLPVTTPSPTKIEIHAASVYTHKVFYDVQVELKHTSVCGLAGMPLNGDIRVYDVNDEKRHTTFQVSYTATTEDVKCTCKLFESKGLLCRHVFWVLSANLLKSIPGKYIVPRWCKVSYRNPYSILPGNLVEDCEPADVINMEISNVWSEFYSTMAIAKTLSVDRIKELAANLKAFREEVSPASSEVLSKEKEIEQLLGFTNSSEVTILPPKISNNKGNGKGFCLLGRRLLRNHESPKDRARFAKKW from the coding sequence ATGGAACTTTGGTTGAGTTCTCGTTGCGTTAAAACAGCCATTGAACAACAGCGTTACCTACAAAAATGTCTAGACAAGGACAGTGAGCACAGTTTACCAGTTACTACTCCATCGCCGACTAAGATTGAGATACATGCTGCATCTGTCTATACTCATAAAGTTTTTTATGATGTGCAAGTTGAATTGAAGCACACTTCCGTCTGCGGGCTTGCTGGTATGCCCTTGAATGGGGACATTCGTGTATATGATGTAAATGATGAGAAGAGACATACTACATTTCAGGTCTCTTACACTGCCACAACAGAAGATGTTAAGTGTACTTGCAAACTTTTTGAAAGTAAAGGTTTACTTTGCAGACATGTTTTTTGGGTTTTGTCAGCTAACCTTCTTAAAAGCATTCCTGGAAAATACATTGTCCCTCGCTGGTGCAAGGTTTCTTATAGAAATCCTTATTCAATTCTCCCTGGGAATCTCGTCGAGGATTGTGAGCCTGCTGATGTTATTAACATGGAGATTTCTAATGTGTGGTCAGAGTTTTATTCTACAATGGCTATTGCAAAAACTCTTTCTGTAGATCGAATTAAAGAGTTAGCTGCAAATTTGAAGGCTTTTAGAGAGGAAGTCAGTCCTGCATCATCAGAGGTATTATCCAAGGAGAAAGAGATAGAGCAATTGTTGGGCTTCACAAATTCTTCAGAAGTTACAATCTTACCACCAAAAATATCAAATAACAAGGGCAATGGAAAAGGCTTTTGTCTACTAGGAAGGAGGCTATTGCGAAATCACGAAAGCCCAAAAGATCGTGCGCGCTTTGCAAAGAAATGGTGA